One Carya illinoinensis cultivar Pawnee chromosome 5, C.illinoinensisPawnee_v1, whole genome shotgun sequence genomic window, tcattataaaaaattaatcacaaatatCTATTCTTATTATAGTGACGTGTCTCACTGATATGGGATCAATAaacaatttttatctaaaattatcgcCTTTAATGTAAAACAAATGGCATCTCTCATATGACTACCAGGAAAacgtaaaattaattataaaaatatatttttatgtttctgtTCATATTTAATGCCATTTTCCTTCAAATAGGCATCTCCCAACTCCCGAGGCGTTTTCATCTAGTTTTGCAGTGATTCCGAGCGTCGAAAGGTTCGAGTTTTCTACGGCTCATGACTTCGAAAAATTTGGTAATGGAAAATTACTGCTTGCTTTCACAGCTCATAACGCATATATTGAAGAACCGCCCACGTCAATAAATTAACCAATAAAGAAACTTTTCTTCTACTCTTTGATTTTCTAGAAAGATAGCTGAAACTTTTCATCTTTTTACAAATTTGAGTgaccaaaatgaaaataaaaaactatccCCATTTCCTATATCGTacccttgattttttttttttttctccttttttcgcATTTTCATTTGAGCCCCAGAATTCCTCTGCATTCCTGTTTTGCAACTATGACAACTTGCCCACTAAACAGCTATGTGCCTACATGAAAAGTTCAGACTGCAACAAGGTATAGTAGTTTGCAGCCTCATCTTCCAACTCCCACAGACCATCACACAACGAGAACCCATCTCCATTAAACCCTTCATTCCCACCATAAACTTCTCCGACCTCTCTGTTTGGAATCCCAAGCTCATCATCAGAAGCCTCAAGAAGGTGTCTAATCACCCTATCCTTGTCATCCTCCTCCTCGTCTTCCTTCAAAAGCAGTGTTGAAGATGAgtaagaggaagaggaagacgaggaggaggaggtttgGTCTTCAAGGGTGGTAGAGGCTGTCGTGGGGTTTTCCGGGTCGACGGCATCTGCGGTGGGGAATGAAAGCGGGTTGAAGATGGAATCGGATGAGAGTTCTTGTTGGAGGGTCGTGATAAGAGAGGACAGATCCTGAGTGGGTTCCTCTTCCTCTGCTTCTGCCTCTAGCAGAGAGAGTATATGGTTGTACGACTTGTGTCGCTTAGAATCTTCACAATCATCCATCTGGGTTTCTTCTCTGTGGCGTTTTAATGGAGTCTCCGCCATGAGAGAAAAGGCTTTTAATGCAAAGTGAAAATAGAAATTGGAAGCGATGAGTACAAGGGTGCAAACTGCAGAGGCAATGGATggggagagacagagagagagagtaaaaggcAAAGGATGAGGAGAGAGATTGGGAAGTGCAGGGCTTATATAGAGGGAGGAGCAAAGGTGGGGTTTCGGTCAAATCGAGCTGCATAAAGAAATCCGAGGAGAATATTTTAACGCGCATTAATTTTTGATAGATGAGAGAGAagcttaattttttataatgagaaaaaacaaaaaactagtTTTTTGCATCATGATTCATGAGTTGGGCTAATTTCCTTTGAGAAGATACCGTTGGATTAACGTGAACACTGAGAATTGTGCTTCTCGAGGCATATCAACGGCTAGAAATTGAGGTGAAGCTTTACAGGAGATGTAA contains:
- the LOC122308831 gene encoding uncharacterized protein LOC122308831, whose translation is MAETPLKRHREETQMDDCEDSKRHKSYNHILSLLEAEAEEEEPTQDLSSLITTLQQELSSDSIFNPLSFPTADAVDPENPTTASTTLEDQTSSSSSSSSSYSSSTLLLKEDEEEDDKDRVIRHLLEASDDELGIPNREVGEVYGGNEGFNGDGFSLCDGLWELEDEAANYYTLLQSELFM